One stretch of Miscanthus floridulus cultivar M001 chromosome 18, ASM1932011v1, whole genome shotgun sequence DNA includes these proteins:
- the LOC136524344 gene encoding uncharacterized protein, producing the protein MAVPNYTYLKLKMLGPRGIITVGTSFQRAYECEVESCELASASLASEELVAIRKDIAEGVPDVKQAAGSFEPTENIKGILVDPNNSANKMVHISTTLSPK; encoded by the coding sequence atggccgtccccaactacacctacctcaagctcaagatgctgggcccACGTGGGATCATCACTGTTGGAACTTCTTTCCAAagggcctatgagtgcgaggtcgagagcTGCGAGCTCGCTTCAGCAAGCCTCGCTTCCGAGGAGCTCGTAGCCATCAGGAAGGACATCGCTGAAGGAGTGCCTGACGTGAAGCAAGCGGCCGGATCCTTCGAGCCTACGGAGAACATCAAGGGGATCCTCGTCGACCCTAACAACTCCGCCAACAAGATGGTGCACATCAGCACCACCCTCTCCCCCAAGTAG
- the LOC136522567 gene encoding squamosa promoter-binding-like protein 10: protein MMSGRLNVATSASPGDDFPFAPMQQQHQQPPPPPPPAYVGFEHGVAGGGGVQRGAGGVQVQQHHLYDGLDFAAALQFHQEAPHHHHQLLTLPSSLGPMAPPPLPMPMPLQMPGMPGDHVYPALGMVKREGVGGADGAAGRIGLNLGRRTYFSPGDMLAVDRLLMRSRLGGVFGLGFGGAHHQPPRCQAEGCKADLSGAKHYHRRHKVCEYHAKASVVAAGGKQQRFCQQCSRFHVLSEFDEVKRSCRKRLAEHNRRRRKPTTTASSKDAASPPANKKPNGGSITSSYSTDNKNLSTAKSTMSSNTSRVISCLDQAGNKELARPTLTLGASQDKDHQQQQLSTMLQVQAAGGHHQEQHFITSLQVHNSHNNGGGGNNNYNILSCSSVCSSGALPSANGEVSDQNTTTTNNGNGNGGSSNNMHNLFEVDFM from the exons ATGATGAGCGGGAGGCTGAACGTGGCCACGTCCGCCTCGCCGGGCGACGACTTCCCCTTCGcgcccatgcagcagcagcatcagcagccgccgcctcctccgccgccggccTACGTCGGGTTCGAGCACGGcgtggcgggcggcggcggcgtccaacGCGGCGCCGGTGGTGTGCAAGTGCAGCAGCACCACCTCTACGATGGGCTCGACTTCGCCGCGGCGCTGCAGTTCCATCAGGAggcaccccaccaccaccaccagctgcTGACGCTGCCGTCCAGCCTCGgccccatggcgccgccgccgctgccgatgCCGATGCCGCTGCAGATGCCCGGGATGCCCGGCGACCACGTGTACCCGGCGCTGGGGATGGTGAAGCGCGAGGGCGTCGGCGGAGCGGACGGCGCCGCCGGGAGGATCGGGCTCAACCTCGGCCGCCGCACCTACTTCTCCCCCGGGGACATGCTGGCCGTGGACCGGCTCCTGATGCGGTCCCGCCTCGGCGGCGTGTTCGGGCTCGGCTTCGGCGGCGCGCACCACCAGCCCCCGCGCTGCCAGGCCGAGGGCTGCAAGGCCGACCTCTCCGGCGCCAAGCACTACCACCGCCGCCACAAGGTCTGCGAGTACCACGCCAAGGCCTCCGTCGTcgccgccggcggcaagcagcagCGCTTCTGCCAGCAATGCAGCAG GTTTCACGTGCTGTCGGAGTTCGACGAGGTCAAGAGGAGCTGCCGGAAGCGGCTGGCCGAGCACAACCGCCGCCGCCGGAAGCCGACCACCACCGCGTCATCCAAGGACGCCGCGTCGCCGCCGGCCAACAAGAAGCCCAACGGCGGCTCCATCACAAGCTCTTACTCCACTGACAACAAGA ACCTGAGCACGGCCAAGTCAACCATGTCATCGAACACGAGCAGGGTGATCAGCTGCCTGGACCAGGCCGGCAACAAGGAGCTGGCAAGGCCGACGCTGACCCTCGGCGCGTCGCAGGACAAggaccaccagcagcagcagctgagcACCATGCTCCAGGtccaagcggccggcggccaccACCAGGAGCAACACTTCATAACCTCTCTGCAGGTTCACAACAGCCACAACAATGGCGGCGGCGGTAACAACAACTACAACATCCTGTCGTGCTCCTCGGTGTGCTCCAGCGGCGCGCTGCCGTCGGCCAACGGCGAGGTCTCGGACCAGAACACCACCACTACCAacaacggcaacggcaacggtGGCAGCAGCAACAACATGCATAACCTGTTCGAGGTGGACTTCATGTAG